One stretch of Heterodontus francisci isolate sHetFra1 chromosome 22, sHetFra1.hap1, whole genome shotgun sequence DNA includes these proteins:
- the LOC137381659 gene encoding layilin-like isoform X1, which yields MLLPPGFCRRCFGDMEPRTILMVMAICLRCSIGSKLLSGQTVCRRGVERPCYKVAYFQDMSRRLGFEEARNTCQSDGANLLSIESENEQRLIEKLIQGLSAGDGDFWIGLWRRENRNETSADCPSLYQWLDGSDAKFRNWYVDEPSCGSEVCVVMYHQPSASSGMGGPYLYQWNDDRCNMKNNFICKYAPVRGSSIPTLTPTVASGNGSYEDGSAVTPPSVESEKDSTEIIVQSEGSALNILYIIIPTIPLLFLLLLLSGVFCFSLFVRRRKERSETIEKGNNFWMEPVRSNSPNLEIYNVIMKQSDADLTGTRPHIKNSSFLTSPPSQDLDNVSREYDNVGSSCSPSGFVTNEIYQPYNNKMIKSRESGWVENDIYGD from the exons GTCAGACCGTGTGTCGCAGGGGGGTCGAGCGTCCATGTTACAAAGTCGCCTATTTCCAAGACATGTCGCGCAGGTTGGGGTTTGAGGAAGCGCGGAATACGTGTCAGAGCGATGGTGCGAATCTGCTCAGCATCGAGTCGGAGAATGAGCAACGTCTCATTGAGAAGCTGATCCAAGGCTTGTCTGCGGGTGATGGTGATTTCTGGATCGGACTCTGGCGCAGAGAAAACAGGAACGAGACCTCAGCGGACTGTCCGAGCCTGTATCAGTGGCTCGATGGGAGTGACGCCAAGTTTAG AAACTGGTATGTGGATGAGCCGTCATGCGGCAGTGAGGTGTGTGTTGTGATGTATCACCAGCCCTCTGCCTCCTCGGGAATGGGGGGTCCCTACCTTTACCAGTGGAACGACGATCGATGCAACATGAAGAACAACTTCATCTGCAAGTATGCTCCAG TTCGAGGCTCCTCGATCCCGACTTTGACCCCAACTGTCGCCAGTGGGAATGGCTCTTATGAGG ATGGTTCTGCAGTCACTCCCCCATCTGTCGAGAGTGAGAAGGACTCGACTGAGATCATTGTGCAATCGGAAG GCAGTGCCCTCAACATCCTCTACATCATTATTCCAACAATCCCATTGCTCTTCCTCCTGCTGTTGCTCAGCGGAGTCTTTTGTTTCAGTCTGTTTGTAAGAAG GAGGAAGGAAAGATCTGAAACGATTGAGAAGGGGAACAACTTCTGGATGGAGCCTGTCAGAAGCAACTCCCCAAATCTGGAAATTTACAATGTCATCATGAAACAGTCGGATGCTGACTTAACAGGAACCCGACCCCACATAAAGAACTCATCCTTCCTGACCTCTCCTCCTagccaagacctggacaacgtatccaGGGAATATGACAACGTGGGCAGCAGCTGTTCCCCGAGTGGCTTTGTGACCAATGAGATTTACCAACCTTACAACAATAAAATGATAAAGAGCAGAGAGTCCGGCTGGGTGGAAAATGATATCTATGGCGACTAG